Proteins encoded by one window of Filimonas effusa:
- a CDS encoding DUF3467 domain-containing protein: MSDQQQNQLNIEISEEIAEGTYANLAIITHSHAEFVIDFVNVMPGTPKSRVKSRIIFTPMHAKRFMRALQENVERYEAANGPIQDMEQIEIPMNFGGPNAQA; this comes from the coding sequence ATGTCAGATCAGCAACAGAATCAGCTTAATATAGAAATCAGCGAAGAAATAGCGGAAGGTACTTATGCGAACCTAGCCATTATCACGCATTCTCATGCAGAGTTTGTTATTGACTTTGTGAACGTGATGCCCGGCACTCCTAAAAGCAGGGTAAAATCACGTATTATTTTTACGCCTATGCATGCGAAGCGTTTTATGCGTGCTTTACAGGAGAATGTAGAGCGTTATGAAGCTGCCAATGGTCCTATCCAGGATATGGAGCAAATAGAAATACCTATGAATTTCGGCGGTCCTAATGCACAGGCATAA